The sequence below is a genomic window from Lentimicrobiaceae bacterium.
TTTAATTTTATTGCTTTAATTTGCAAAAGAGATTCTGCTGTTACTGCCGAAATTTCATTTAAATATTCCTTCATAATGCAAAGATATACTGTTTATTTTCATCAACGTTGTATCAACTTTTACAGCAACAATAAAGCTTTACGCAAAAAAAACGTTGAAGACAATATTGTTTACTACAACGCCGAATCAAATTTATTTGATCATGTTTTAAATTTTTTATCTGACGACAAAGGTATAAATTTAACTATAATTGCAAAGAAAAGTGAAATAAAAAATGCTATAAAAAAGTTCAAATCTTTGTTTATCAAAATTGACGCAGCAGGAGGAATTGTAGTCAATAGCAAACAAGAAATACTGTGGATTTACCGACTTGGGAAATGGGATTTACCCAAGGGAAAAATAGAAGAGGGTGAAAGCCGAAAAAATGCCGCTTTAAGAGAGGTTGAAGAAGAAACAGGACTTAGCAACCTAACTATTTTAAGAAAATTGGGAGTTACAAGGCATATTTTTTCAAAAAAAGAAAAATACCATTTAAAACATACGCATTGGTTTTTGATGTATTGTGCAGATAATAGCGAGCCAATACCACAAACAGAAGAAGATATACAAATTGTAAAGTGGTTGGATAGGGATAAAAGTTTAGTATGTATAAACAACACATATGACTCTATTAAAGATTTGCTGTTGGAAATTGATATTGATAATTTGTTTTTATGATTAATTAGCTATTGGTGAATGGTGGTGGGTGAATGGTGGTGGGTGAATGGTGGTGAGTGATGGGTGGTGAGTGATGGGTGGTGAGTGATGGGTGGTGAGTGATGGGTGGTGAGTGATGGGTGGTGAGTGATGGGTGGTGAGTGGTGGCTTATATCAATTATCAATTATCAATTATCAATTATCAATTATCAATGAACAATGAACCCCGAAACTTCGGGACTAATTACTAATTGTTAATTGCTAATTAAAAATTACCACGTAACACGCAACACGTAACCCGCAACACGCAACACGCAACACGCAACCCGCAACCCGAACCCGCCAACAGCTAACAGCTAAAGGCTAAAAGCTGCTATCACGGTTAATTTCTGTTAAAAACAAATTTTATTTTAAATAATAAGTCATATTAATTACTTTTGCAGAGCATATATTTATATGATAAGAGATGAAACAAAACACAGGAGGACAAAAAATACGTTCATATTTAAAACAACGCCTAAAAGACAGGTTTCGTTTTATCATCTTAAATGAAGACACTTTACAACAAAAGCTATCGTTTAAGTTGTCGCGTTCAAA
It includes:
- a CDS encoding NUDIX domain-containing protein, which produces MQRYTVYFHQRCINFYSNNKALRKKNVEDNIVYYNAESNLFDHVLNFLSDDKGINLTIIAKKSEIKNAIKKFKSLFIKIDAAGGIVVNSKQEILWIYRLGKWDLPKGKIEEGESRKNAALREVEEETGLSNLTILRKLGVTRHIFSKKEKYHLKHTHWFLMYCADNSEPIPQTEEDIQIVKWLDRDKSLVCINNTYDSIKDLLLEIDIDNLFL